One segment of Solanum lycopersicum chromosome 1, SLM_r2.1 DNA contains the following:
- the LOC109119856 gene encoding uncharacterized protein has protein sequence MTMTHSRCSLVSSAVTKRQAMAADSSGSENNQAGKLNAGASKKRPVHAFVAPKIIGGKNALSPVGELGMVEMTQALELIDVCYEQVSWGVFGARRLEVQGGRASGHVASRSGGKGAPRGTAHREFLIKIFLRKFWVLRGQINGNEDTKTEKFA, from the exons ATGACGATGACCCACAGTAGGTGTTCGCTAGTTTCAAGTGCGGTGACGAAGAGACAAGCAATGGCGGCGGATTCATCGGGATCGGAGAATAATCAGGCCGGAAAATTGAATGCTGGAGCGTCCAAGAAACGACCG GTACATGCATTTGTCGCTCCCAAAATTATAGGTGGGAAAAATGCTCTGTCTCCAGTTGGGGAACTTGGAATGGTAGAGATGACCCAGGCTCTGGAACTAATTGATGTTTGCTATGAGCAG GTCTCGTGGGGGGTCTTCGGGGCAAGACGCCTCGAGGTCCAAGGGGGTAGGGCCTCGGGCCACGTCGCCTCGAGGTCCGGGGGGAAGGGGGCGCCTCGGGGCACGGCGCATCGAG aattccTCATAAAGATTTTTCTGAGAAAATTTTGGGTGCTTCGAGGCCAGATTAATGGGAATGAGGACACGAAAACTGAAAAATTTGCGTAA
- the LOC109119797 gene encoding bax inhibitor 1-like isoform X2, producing MNAVKAYFNRNWTREDLMNTGEVSAYAYTSLTTVYLNLFCAMLNFTFGSFLHLIIWEVGGLFTVLSSLASLLWLYFASPLRVRLRLSLLMYAACTLGASFGLFTKYLFKIYPPLIVNLLEASTFSIGIICIFVYGIDMLDIHTVYWAFKVNTVQALLMGYFVIFSQDLLYNAGIGEINSVDRTLAVFFHLPGIVFHAARVCLTAESEQHREN from the exons ATGAATGCCGTGAAAGCTTACTTCAACAGGAATTGGACAAGAGAAGACCTGATGAATACTGGAGAAGTTTCCGCGTACGCTTACACAAGCTTGACGACG GTGTATCTTAATCTCTTCTGTGCCATGTTGAACTTTACTTTTGGATCGTTCTTGCACTTGATCATCTGGGAAGTGGGAGGGCTGTTCACAGTCCTTTCTTCTCTAGCAAGTTTACTCTGGCTTTACTTTGCATCACCATTGAGAGTG AGGCTGAGGCTCTCACTATTGATGTATGCAGCCTGTACCTTGGGTGCTTCTTTTGGCCTTTTTACCAAATATCTCTTCAAAATTTATCCACC CCTTATTGTCAACCTTTTGGAAGCTTCAACATTTAGCATTGGGATTATCTG CATTTTTGTTTATGGTATAGATATGCTTGACATCCACACAGTTTATTGGGCGTTTAAG GTAAACACTGTGCAAGCATTGTTGATGGGGTACTTTGTGATATTTAGCCAAGATTTACTGTATAATGCTGGCATAGGAGAAATTAACTCTGTCGATCGCACACTTGCTGTCTTCTTCCATTTACCCGGTATAGTGTTCCATGCTGCAAGAGTTTGCCTGACTGCAGAAAGTGAGCAACACAGAGAGAATTAA
- the LOC109119797 gene encoding bax inhibitor 1-like isoform X1, producing MNAVKAYFNRNWTREDLMNTGEVSAYAYTSLTTVYLNLFCAMLNFTFGSFLHLIIWEVGGLFTVLSSLASLLWLYFASPLRVRLRLSLLMYAACTLGASFGLFTKYLFKIYPPLIVNLLEASTFSIGIIWYGSTYTRERRAIYMTCLNFSFALMCSSIFVYGIDMLDIHTVYWAFKVNTVQALLMGYFVIFSQDLLYNAGIGEINSVDRTLAVFFHLPGIVFHAARVCLTAESEQHREN from the exons ATGAATGCCGTGAAAGCTTACTTCAACAGGAATTGGACAAGAGAAGACCTGATGAATACTGGAGAAGTTTCCGCGTACGCTTACACAAGCTTGACGACG GTGTATCTTAATCTCTTCTGTGCCATGTTGAACTTTACTTTTGGATCGTTCTTGCACTTGATCATCTGGGAAGTGGGAGGGCTGTTCACAGTCCTTTCTTCTCTAGCAAGTTTACTCTGGCTTTACTTTGCATCACCATTGAGAGTG AGGCTGAGGCTCTCACTATTGATGTATGCAGCCTGTACCTTGGGTGCTTCTTTTGGCCTTTTTACCAAATATCTCTTCAAAATTTATCCACC CCTTATTGTCAACCTTTTGGAAGCTTCAACATTTAGCATTGGGATTATCTGGTATGGATCCACGTATACGAGGGAAAGGAGAGCAATCTACATGACTTGCCTGAATTTTTCTTTTGCTCTAATGTGCTCCAGCATTTTTGTTTATGGTATAGATATGCTTGACATCCACACAGTTTATTGGGCGTTTAAG GTAAACACTGTGCAAGCATTGTTGATGGGGTACTTTGTGATATTTAGCCAAGATTTACTGTATAATGCTGGCATAGGAGAAATTAACTCTGTCGATCGCACACTTGCTGTCTTCTTCCATTTACCCGGTATAGTGTTCCATGCTGCAAGAGTTTGCCTGACTGCAGAAAGTGAGCAACACAGAGAGAATTAA